From Streptomyces sp. Edi4, one genomic window encodes:
- a CDS encoding ATP-binding protein, which translates to MNGTKITIAPASSAPTVVRGESTDSVRRARETARAFTDSLVPALDPATADTLVLVVSELVTNALRHGGGRYTLELSATADGVAAAVSDPSPAPPRERTPDLNGGSGGFGWHMVRRLTTHLTITPGPGTGKTIHAQLPRLGA; encoded by the coding sequence ATGAACGGCACGAAGATCACCATCGCTCCGGCATCCTCCGCGCCGACCGTGGTGCGGGGCGAGAGCACCGACAGTGTCCGCCGGGCCCGTGAGACTGCCCGTGCCTTCACCGACAGCCTCGTCCCGGCCCTGGACCCTGCCACGGCCGATACCCTTGTCCTGGTGGTCTCCGAACTTGTCACCAATGCGCTGCGGCACGGTGGCGGCCGGTACACCCTCGAACTGTCTGCCACGGCAGACGGGGTGGCCGCCGCAGTCAGCGATCCCAGCCCGGCGCCTCCGCGCGAACGGACCCCGGACCTCAACGGTGGCAGCGGCGGCTTCGGCTGGCACATGGTCCGCCGCCTCACCACCCACCTGACCATCACCCCCGGCCCCGGCACGGGCAAGACGATTCACGCCCAGCTCCCCCGGCTGGGGGCCTGA
- a CDS encoding Asp23/Gls24 family envelope stress response protein, producing MQGKTGADAPAASRGRTTIADGVVEKIAGMAAREVPGVHALGGGFARTMGAVRDMVPGGRAGVTRGVKVEVGEIQTAIDLAVVVEYGFAIADLAAEVRENVIAGVERMTGLEVVEVNIAVNDVHLPDEAEEETAEGRVQ from the coding sequence TTGCAGGGAAAGACCGGGGCGGACGCACCGGCGGCGAGCCGGGGCAGGACGACCATCGCGGACGGCGTGGTGGAGAAGATCGCCGGGATGGCGGCGCGGGAAGTACCGGGTGTCCACGCCCTGGGCGGTGGCTTCGCCCGCACGATGGGCGCGGTGCGGGACATGGTCCCCGGCGGGCGCGCGGGTGTAACCCGCGGGGTCAAGGTCGAGGTCGGCGAGATCCAGACCGCCATCGACCTCGCCGTTGTCGTGGAGTACGGGTTCGCCATCGCCGACCTCGCCGCGGAAGTCCGCGAGAACGTCATCGCCGGAGTCGAACGGATGACCGGCCTGGAAGTCGTCGAGGTGAACATCGCCGTCAACGACGTCCACCTCCCGGACGAAGCAGAGGAAGAGACGGCCGAGGGCCGCGTGCAGTGA
- a CDS encoding DUF317 domain-containing protein, with protein MEAPLYPDFPLGPPAPTSAQSAYWVGPRHLAGDDGRLYDAVADTLAGLGWTNLTIVRGRHEPDEAPEDRQVLRSTVLHISPDTLRWAQWVLADEPFHLGELPIAWQVSARADTSSPLAAWSAYFTPDVPGEVLVDFLVALDARDQPAVPLAGPDLVLDAVTAHGWLRDIDQPQAGATDPTFTSHISLGEVPPLIQDADPRALATEADEAGLAGWQAWAEPALGARCLWAVSFGASAPHDLVAAFAASLSSTAPVLRRVLPEATRERLLRAPA; from the coding sequence TTGGAGGCGCCCCTGTATCCCGACTTCCCGCTCGGCCCGCCCGCCCCGACCAGTGCCCAGTCCGCGTACTGGGTCGGTCCCCGGCACTTGGCCGGTGACGACGGTCGCCTCTACGACGCCGTCGCCGACACGCTCGCCGGCCTTGGCTGGACGAACCTGACGATCGTCCGCGGGCGACACGAGCCGGACGAGGCACCGGAGGACCGGCAGGTCCTGCGCAGCACCGTCCTGCACATCAGCCCCGACACCCTCCGCTGGGCCCAGTGGGTCCTGGCGGACGAGCCGTTCCACCTGGGGGAACTGCCGATCGCCTGGCAGGTCTCCGCTCGCGCGGATACGAGCAGCCCGCTAGCCGCGTGGTCGGCCTACTTCACTCCCGACGTCCCTGGGGAGGTCCTCGTCGACTTCCTCGTCGCACTCGACGCCCGAGACCAGCCCGCCGTGCCGCTCGCCGGCCCCGACCTGGTCCTCGACGCCGTCACGGCACACGGCTGGCTCCGCGACATCGACCAGCCCCAGGCGGGAGCGACAGATCCCACGTTCACCTCGCACATCAGCCTCGGGGAGGTGCCGCCCCTCATCCAGGACGCCGACCCGCGCGCCCTGGCCACCGAGGCCGACGAGGCGGGTCTGGCCGGATGGCAGGCATGGGCCGAGCCCGCGCTCGGCGCTCGGTGCCTGTGGGCGGTGTCCTTCGGCGCCAGCGCGCCCCACGACCTCGTCGCAGCGTTCGCCGCCTCCCTCAGCTCGACGGCACCGGTCCTGCGCCGCGTGCTGCCCGAGGCCACGCGGGAGCGACTCCTGCGCGCGCCGGCCTAG
- a CDS encoding CsbD family protein: MSIAKKIAHKAEAMKGGAKKTTGRATGSRRLQAEGRGDQVKGNIKQAGAKIKDAFKH; the protein is encoded by the coding sequence ATGAGTATCGCAAAGAAGATCGCGCACAAGGCCGAAGCGATGAAAGGCGGCGCCAAGAAAACGACCGGCCGCGCCACCGGCAGTCGGCGCCTGCAGGCCGAAGGCCGCGGCGACCAAGTCAAGGGCAACATCAAGCAGGCCGGGGCGAAGATCAAGGACGCCTTCAAGCACTGA
- a CDS encoding MerR family transcriptional regulator — protein MTAENSLGRLDDDDYPAYTMGRAAEMLGTTPAFLRALGEARLITPLRSEGGHRRYSRYQLKTAARARELVDQGTPVGAACRIVILEDQLEEAQRINEEHRGAVRPHGTADA, from the coding sequence ATGACCGCAGAAAACTCTCTAGGTCGTCTCGATGACGACGACTACCCCGCCTACACGATGGGTCGGGCCGCCGAAATGCTCGGCACCACCCCCGCCTTCCTGCGGGCCCTTGGCGAGGCCCGCCTCATCACCCCGCTGCGCTCGGAGGGCGGCCACCGCCGCTACTCCCGCTACCAGCTGAAAACCGCTGCCCGCGCTCGCGAACTCGTCGACCAGGGCACTCCGGTCGGCGCCGCCTGCCGCATCGTCATCCTGGAAGACCAGCTCGAAGAAGCCCAGCGCATCAACGAAGAGCATCGTGGCGCTGTCAGGCCGCACGGCACGGCGGACGCCTGA
- a CDS encoding YihY/virulence factor BrkB family protein → MDWLTRLPGIARLMRTHVWRAYERLAKTHWARLAAAVTYISFVALFPLITAGAAIGAKLLSKDQLSKLEDKIAGQAPGLSHLLNLNSLVAHAGTVGLIAGALLLVIGINWVGALRGCLRAVWEKEQDPGNPILLRLKDTGVLVGLGVVGLVAMGSSVSANSAVGWAADKVGIEGGAGRVLLFFAGLAIALLVDFLLLIYLLTRLPRVHPGRRAVVVAGLIGAVGFELLKLLLTGYFQGVAGKSMYGAFAVPVAVVLWINLMARLLLYCAAWTATGTAAQASEADAGEGPVPGTGPAVTDEPQRAAEGSGPPTTPRRP, encoded by the coding sequence ATGGATTGGCTGACAAGGCTTCCTGGTATCGCACGGCTGATGCGTACGCACGTGTGGCGGGCGTACGAGCGGCTGGCCAAGACCCACTGGGCCCGGCTCGCCGCCGCCGTCACCTACATCAGTTTCGTCGCGCTCTTTCCGCTGATCACTGCGGGCGCGGCGATCGGCGCCAAGCTGCTGAGCAAGGACCAGCTCAGCAAGCTTGAGGACAAGATTGCCGGCCAGGCGCCGGGCCTTTCCCACCTGCTGAACCTGAACAGCCTCGTCGCGCACGCCGGAACCGTCGGGCTCATCGCGGGCGCGCTGCTGCTCGTGATCGGCATCAACTGGGTCGGCGCCCTTCGCGGGTGCCTGCGTGCGGTCTGGGAAAAGGAGCAGGACCCGGGAAATCCGATCCTGCTCAGGCTCAAGGACACCGGGGTACTGGTCGGTCTCGGCGTGGTCGGGCTGGTCGCGATGGGCAGTTCGGTGTCCGCGAACAGCGCGGTCGGCTGGGCAGCCGACAAGGTCGGGATCGAGGGCGGGGCAGGACGGGTGCTCCTGTTCTTCGCCGGCTTGGCCATTGCCCTGCTCGTCGACTTCCTGCTCCTGATCTACCTGCTCACCCGGCTGCCGCGGGTGCATCCCGGCCGACGTGCGGTCGTGGTCGCCGGCCTGATCGGTGCGGTCGGCTTCGAACTGCTCAAGCTGCTGCTGACCGGCTATTTCCAGGGCGTCGCAGGGAAGAGCATGTACGGCGCCTTCGCCGTCCCGGTCGCCGTCGTGCTGTGGATCAACCTCATGGCCAGGCTGCTGCTGTACTGCGCCGCTTGGACGGCGACGGGCACAGCAGCGCAGGCCAGCGAAGCAGACGCAGGTGAGGGCCCGGTTCCCGGGACCGGACCCGCAGTGACCGACGAACCCCAGCGGGCAGCGGAAGGCAGCGGTCCACCAACAACACCACGCAGGCCGTGA
- a CDS encoding helix-turn-helix domain-containing protein, with product MSVDAREWVWEHSSSRGTARLVLLSIADRVPDKQCVAWASMTSLVERTNASRTAVRAALRALADGDELELLDDYQGPQRATVYRLPRAAAFQAKLDAARKEDPDAHVEPSDADPVPELEPEKLQRYGIWPKKGTDSAPSPRNPTGADSDPSRRNPTPRRSGIRTLEGTDSTPQNRSEPKVNRRYSSSGTSVTPAAEWQVDPATHAWARQQGHLDRLGAEGLQAADAKWRAHRADFKPRAAGAWAADWRSWIAREHAPSRPNLYAVPGGGSAAPGGMTRAEAHTAALLAALDEPTGTEG from the coding sequence ATGAGCGTCGATGCCCGCGAGTGGGTATGGGAGCACAGCTCCAGCCGGGGAACAGCACGCCTGGTCCTGCTGTCGATCGCCGACCGGGTTCCCGACAAGCAGTGCGTGGCCTGGGCCTCGATGACGAGCCTGGTCGAGCGGACCAACGCGTCGCGGACCGCCGTACGCGCGGCTCTGCGGGCTCTGGCCGACGGCGACGAGCTGGAACTGCTCGACGACTACCAGGGCCCGCAACGTGCCACGGTCTACCGCCTGCCCCGCGCCGCCGCCTTCCAGGCCAAGCTCGACGCGGCCAGGAAGGAAGACCCGGACGCACACGTCGAGCCGTCCGACGCGGACCCGGTGCCCGAGCTGGAGCCGGAGAAGCTCCAGCGGTACGGGATCTGGCCCAAGAAGGGCACGGATTCGGCACCCTCGCCACGGAATCCGACCGGCGCGGATTCCGACCCCTCGCGACGGAATCCGACCCCCCGACGGTCAGGAATCCGCACCCTCGAAGGTACGGATTCCACACCCCAGAACCGTAGTGAACCGAAGGTGAACCGTAGGTACAGCAGCAGTGGCACCTCCGTCACCCCGGCAGCCGAGTGGCAGGTCGACCCAGCAACCCACGCCTGGGCCCGCCAGCAGGGACATCTCGACCGCCTCGGCGCGGAGGGCCTGCAGGCAGCCGACGCGAAGTGGCGTGCCCATCGGGCCGACTTCAAGCCGCGGGCGGCGGGGGCCTGGGCTGCCGACTGGCGCTCCTGGATCGCCCGAGAGCACGCCCCCAGCCGCCCGAACCTCTACGCCGTACCCGGCGGAGGTTCCGCTGCGCCGGGCGGCATGACCCGCGCCGAGGCCCACACCGCCGCCCTCCTCGCCGCCCTCGACGAGCCGACCGGAACGGAGGGCTGA
- a CDS encoding DUF317 domain-containing protein, producing the protein MTVAPVGPGFSTSIEALRLREWQLGPGQPTLVLDQFSAEDFHLIVDDRADVHVSSKDGRFYLGWFPLGRPGTDGEGWKVAVTGTAKVRGYHLSFDTETPADIVAAAVARVLETSRRV; encoded by the coding sequence GTGACCGTGGCTCCCGTTGGCCCCGGTTTCTCCACCAGCATCGAGGCCCTGCGGCTGCGCGAGTGGCAGCTCGGCCCGGGCCAGCCCACGCTCGTTCTGGACCAGTTCTCCGCCGAGGACTTCCACCTGATTGTGGATGACCGGGCGGACGTGCACGTCAGCAGCAAGGACGGCCGCTTCTACCTCGGTTGGTTCCCGCTCGGCCGCCCCGGCACCGATGGCGAGGGGTGGAAAGTCGCCGTCACCGGTACGGCGAAGGTCCGCGGCTACCACCTGTCCTTCGACACCGAGACGCCGGCCGATATCGTCGCCGCCGCTGTGGCGCGCGTGCTGGAGACCTCCCGGCGTGTGTAG
- a CDS encoding WhiB family transcriptional regulator, translating into MRHITTHDAPPTGLRAIGDTSWQTRGVCHGMDPEDADAVFFPLPRDHEAIAEAKELCSLCPVRRDCLNYSLENVLKEGVWGGLTEAERRPWHDGLPQRLDYRRVSAFFNGRDVHLTEAERQVVIDHAYVRGWRTDRLAAALQISHKHARDLLRQAANKVFDRDRTYGVPRPKKKRKKTAPTTGSPAPAQPGTQQPVSRPVASTSAHAPLGKAA; encoded by the coding sequence TTGCGCCACATCACCACCCACGACGCGCCGCCCACCGGCCTGCGCGCCATCGGCGACACCAGCTGGCAAACCCGCGGCGTATGCCACGGCATGGACCCCGAAGACGCCGACGCCGTATTCTTCCCGCTCCCCCGGGACCACGAAGCCATCGCCGAGGCCAAGGAGCTGTGCAGCCTGTGCCCGGTGCGCCGCGACTGCCTCAACTACTCCCTGGAGAACGTCCTCAAGGAGGGCGTCTGGGGCGGCCTCACCGAGGCCGAGCGGCGCCCCTGGCACGACGGACTGCCCCAGCGCCTCGACTACCGGCGCGTGAGCGCGTTCTTCAATGGACGCGACGTGCACCTGACCGAGGCCGAGCGCCAGGTCGTCATCGACCACGCCTACGTCCGAGGCTGGCGCACCGACCGGCTCGCCGCCGCCCTGCAGATCAGCCACAAGCACGCCCGCGACCTGCTCCGGCAGGCAGCCAACAAGGTCTTCGACCGCGACCGCACCTACGGCGTACCCAGGCCCAAGAAGAAGCGGAAGAAGACCGCCCCGACAACAGGCAGCCCCGCACCCGCCCAGCCTGGCACACAGCAGCCGGTGTCCCGTCCGGTGGCGTCGACCTCGGCGCACGCCCCTCTCGGAAAGGCCGCATGA
- the mobC gene encoding plasmid mobilization relaxosome protein MobC, translating into MLVREAATEGGSQPEEKPSPRKRRAAKTTSRKRSPKPPAHKRDYVCSVRLNDDEKTLLAAAAKATRTSLPAFLARSGLAAAHDLDNTAAAVAGHRELIAELFAARRSLGQVGNNLNQVARAINSGGQPTEIDTVVAAVQRAVTRVQVATDNLLERR; encoded by the coding sequence GTGCTGGTCCGCGAGGCAGCGACCGAGGGCGGATCGCAGCCGGAGGAGAAGCCGTCGCCGCGCAAACGCCGCGCCGCGAAGACAACCTCGCGCAAGCGCTCACCGAAACCGCCTGCACACAAACGCGATTACGTGTGCAGCGTCCGACTGAACGACGACGAGAAGACCCTGCTCGCCGCCGCTGCCAAAGCGACCCGTACGAGCCTGCCTGCCTTTCTGGCCCGCAGCGGACTCGCAGCCGCGCACGACCTCGACAACACCGCCGCCGCTGTCGCAGGCCATCGCGAACTGATCGCCGAACTGTTCGCCGCCCGCCGAAGCCTCGGACAAGTCGGCAACAACCTCAACCAGGTAGCCCGTGCCATCAACTCCGGTGGCCAGCCGACGGAGATCGACACGGTCGTCGCCGCAGTCCAGCGCGCCGTGACCCGCGTGCAGGTGGCCACCGACAACCTGCTGGAACGGCGTTGA
- a CDS encoding helix-turn-helix domain-containing protein, with the protein MNRQQEGRWTFLTNHARVLLVIARDPSARLRNIAACCQITERTVQAIVADLERGGYLQRHRVGRRNRYTLHLDAPLRHPAEAGLTVRALVRLAVAGGHPVREEEGRRTSGRVEGSGTVGSHG; encoded by the coding sequence ATGAATCGCCAGCAGGAGGGGCGGTGGACGTTCTTGACCAACCACGCCAGGGTGCTGCTGGTCATCGCACGCGACCCCAGCGCACGGCTGCGGAACATCGCCGCCTGCTGCCAGATCACCGAACGAACCGTCCAGGCCATCGTCGCCGACCTCGAACGGGGCGGCTATCTGCAGCGGCACCGGGTCGGGCGGCGCAACCGGTACACCCTTCATCTCGACGCGCCGTTGCGGCACCCGGCGGAAGCCGGCCTGACCGTCCGTGCCCTCGTGCGGCTCGCGGTCGCGGGCGGACACCCCGTGCGCGAGGAAGAAGGTCGGCGTACAAGTGGACGTGTTGAGGGCTCCGGCACGGTGGGCAGTCACGGGTGA
- a CDS encoding STAS domain-containing protein, which yields MNETMARVALTATGPDICRVSVAGDLDVVTAPEIRDALREAVATHQRVDLDCSGLTFVDCSGLGALLAAARTAKAAGSELRLCAVPRALARLLRLSHTDSAFAIEQTPVHVAKPPPGRSAAADTAANR from the coding sequence ATGAACGAGACGATGGCCCGCGTAGCTCTCACAGCCACCGGACCCGACATCTGCCGCGTGAGCGTGGCTGGTGATCTCGACGTGGTGACGGCCCCCGAGATCCGTGACGCCCTCCGCGAGGCCGTGGCCACCCACCAGCGGGTCGACCTGGACTGCTCCGGGCTCACCTTCGTTGACTGCTCCGGCCTGGGTGCGCTGCTGGCCGCCGCCCGCACGGCGAAGGCCGCTGGCAGCGAGCTGCGACTATGCGCGGTCCCGCGCGCCCTGGCCCGGCTGCTGAGGCTCTCCCACACGGACAGCGCTTTCGCGATCGAGCAGACACCTGTGCATGTAGCGAAGCCGCCACCGGGCCGCAGTGCCGCTGCTGACACTGCCGCGAACCGCTGA
- a CDS encoding PRC-barrel domain-containing protein, giving the protein MIQAADIREWRTHDVIDPGGHKIGTFEAVYVDTSTDEPAMASVQVGLPTRHHLVFVPLNDAIVGPGYVKVAYDKALVKKCPPIGTDDVLPAAEEAAIFEHYNLAYQPGANGERQLARR; this is encoded by the coding sequence ATGATCCAGGCAGCGGATATCCGGGAGTGGCGCACGCACGACGTCATCGACCCCGGTGGGCACAAGATCGGTACGTTCGAAGCGGTCTACGTGGACACCAGCACCGACGAGCCTGCGATGGCGAGCGTCCAGGTCGGTCTGCCCACCCGTCACCACCTGGTCTTCGTGCCGCTCAACGACGCGATCGTCGGGCCGGGCTACGTCAAGGTCGCCTACGACAAGGCACTGGTCAAGAAGTGCCCCCCAATCGGCACGGACGACGTGCTGCCCGCTGCGGAGGAGGCCGCCATCTTCGAGCACTACAACCTCGCCTACCAGCCCGGCGCCAACGGCGAGCGGCAGCTCGCCCGCCGCTGA
- a CDS encoding relaxase/mobilization nuclease domain-containing protein, protein MIPRIQKRGQRTIGLLYYLYGPGKFEEHTDPHLVASWDHNAPDPGRDASATLKQLQQLLDQPVENIDQAQRPRKHVWHLSVRNGPEDRILTDEEWGDVARRMVAAARIDDPETGAGCRWAAVRHADDHIHIIATLVREDGYKPDLDNDAARVQAQARALEAELGLRRLNKGDGTAAKRPTSAERHKAKRQGRERTAREELRETVRRAAAGARNEEEFFGRLTAAGLLIRTRKAPSGDLLGYKVALPDDRNKDDEPVFYPGARLAPDLSLPRIRERWSADHPDQAPSTGSPGRATPDSPSAARRRTASAVWTAITIVEQGDDAVAAAYIASAGEVLDALAKTSAAHTRRELRDAAFAFERASRSHVRAERGHDRALRQAARDLVHGGPALGRGEDGASTAMAIDMLFFLITATMHWHAKKGHAQQAAAARQAAEHLRSAYQAAAVQPLGVLYQRGRRLNRPLLQRQTVLLRAALPGLAEQILAEPGWYALAATIADAEAAGHDPATLLSDAVERRELDTADSVSDVLVWRLRRLADLPADASGAPEHGTVKGPSAMHPAAPRPTSPGRHRGEEAGGNTR, encoded by the coding sequence ATGATTCCCCGGATCCAAAAGCGCGGCCAGCGCACCATCGGCCTCCTCTATTACCTGTACGGGCCGGGAAAGTTCGAAGAACACACCGACCCGCACCTGGTCGCCTCCTGGGACCACAACGCTCCCGACCCCGGCCGCGACGCCTCCGCGACCCTCAAGCAGCTCCAGCAGCTCCTGGACCAGCCCGTCGAGAACATCGACCAAGCGCAGCGACCGAGGAAGCACGTGTGGCACCTGTCGGTGCGCAACGGTCCCGAGGACCGGATCCTGACGGACGAGGAGTGGGGTGATGTCGCCCGCCGCATGGTCGCCGCCGCCCGCATCGACGACCCCGAGACGGGAGCGGGCTGCCGGTGGGCAGCCGTCCGGCACGCCGACGACCACATCCACATCATCGCCACCCTCGTCCGCGAAGACGGGTACAAACCCGACCTCGACAACGACGCCGCCCGCGTCCAGGCCCAGGCCCGCGCCCTCGAAGCAGAGCTGGGCCTGCGCCGCCTCAACAAGGGTGACGGCACCGCCGCGAAGCGCCCCACCAGCGCCGAGCGCCACAAGGCGAAGCGCCAGGGCCGCGAGCGCACCGCAAGGGAAGAACTGCGCGAGACCGTACGCCGCGCGGCGGCCGGCGCCCGGAACGAGGAGGAGTTCTTCGGCCGGCTGACCGCCGCCGGCCTCTTGATCCGCACGCGCAAGGCGCCCTCCGGCGACCTGCTCGGATACAAGGTGGCCCTTCCCGACGACCGCAACAAGGACGACGAGCCCGTGTTCTACCCCGGCGCACGCCTCGCCCCGGACCTGTCCCTGCCCCGGATCCGGGAGCGCTGGTCCGCCGACCACCCCGACCAGGCCCCCTCAACGGGTAGCCCCGGCCGCGCGACACCGGACAGCCCGTCTGCCGCGCGCCGGCGGACCGCATCGGCCGTCTGGACCGCGATCACGATCGTCGAGCAGGGCGACGACGCGGTCGCCGCCGCATACATCGCGTCGGCCGGCGAGGTCCTGGACGCGCTCGCGAAGACCTCCGCCGCCCACACCCGCCGCGAACTGCGCGACGCCGCCTTCGCGTTCGAACGCGCCTCCCGCTCCCACGTCCGTGCCGAGCGCGGGCACGACCGAGCGCTGCGGCAGGCCGCCCGCGACCTCGTACACGGCGGCCCCGCCCTCGGCCGCGGCGAAGACGGCGCATCGACCGCGATGGCCATCGACATGCTCTTCTTCCTGATCACCGCCACCATGCACTGGCACGCGAAGAAGGGGCACGCGCAGCAGGCCGCCGCCGCCCGCCAAGCCGCCGAGCACCTGCGTTCCGCCTACCAGGCCGCCGCTGTCCAACCCCTCGGAGTCCTCTACCAGCGCGGCCGGCGCCTGAACCGGCCCCTGCTCCAACGGCAGACGGTGCTCCTGCGCGCGGCACTGCCGGGCCTGGCCGAGCAGATCCTCGCCGAGCCCGGCTGGTACGCACTGGCAGCGACCATCGCGGACGCCGAAGCCGCCGGCCACGACCCGGCCACCCTCCTGTCCGACGCCGTAGAGCGCCGCGAACTCGACACCGCGGACTCGGTGAGCGACGTGCTGGTGTGGCGGCTGCGGCGTCTGGCCGATCTGCCTGCCGACGCCTCTGGGGCCCCCGAACACGGCACGGTGAAGGGCCCGTCCGCCATGCATCCGGCGGCGCCCCGTCCCACCTCACCTGGCCGGCATCGCGGCGAAGAGGCAGGGGGCAACACACGCTGA